A stretch of Choristoneura fumiferana chromosome 29, NRCan_CFum_1, whole genome shotgun sequence DNA encodes these proteins:
- the LOC141444067 gene encoding uncharacterized protein produces the protein MNLQTDNCVYCFQAQNYAFSYIVKDQKTGDDFSHSQQSRGSATNGEYRVRLPDGRMQIVSYTADENGYKADVRYDDDTTGNSIDNNVNSNFKARNNIDYNVNRNFNKDYNGNFESNQNYVNNRDYDTNRNQNLNYNANQNINYDYKDQQPYNIKHINDLTNNNYGTNEETKPVTEQHYKDDYSQYADSKEYFGNDYSLEYDDKYDKYDPHKSKFTAFTGPKNPKFVPKKSYVTASTVKPSYEELKPLFIQKKPFKDQQPTNDYLYSSIPIQINVPSTTSSPYFDGTTERVVVIGKPKNLYTSVTSSISPIPVTPVPKYTVSNIPVTSPRSFLASTIASFVNLKKNIDFSGAKPVLTNTFIDKINRYLSYK, from the exons ATGAATTTACAAACAGATAA TTGTGTTTATTGCTTCCAGGCCCAAAACTATGCGTTCTCCTACATTGTGAAAGACCAGAAAACTGGTGATGACTTCTCCCACTCCCAACAGAGCCGCGGGTCAGCAACCAATGGTGAATACAGGGTCCGTTTGCCAGACGGTCGCATGCAGATCGTCTCATACACAGCTGATGAAAACGGATACAAGGCTGATGTCAGATACGACGATGATACAACAGGGAATAGTATAGATAATAACGTTAATAGTAATTTTAAAGCAAGGAACAATATAGATTACAACGTCAATAGGAACTTTAATAAAGACTACAACGGAAATTTTGAGAGCAATCAGAATTATGTAAACAATCGCGATTATGACACTAATAGAAATcagaatttaaattataacgCCAATCAGAATATCAATTATGATTATAAAGATCAACAACCGTATAACATTAAGCATATCAATGATTTAACGAATAATAATTATGGTACTAATGAAGAAACTAAACCGGTAACTGAACAGCATTATAAAGACGATTACAGTCAGTATGCAGATTCTAAAGAATATTTTGGAAATGATTATTCATTAGAATATGATGACAAATATGATAAGTATGATCCTCATAAGAGTAAATTCACCGCTTTTACTGGTCCTAAGAACCCAAAATTTGTGCCAAAGAAAAGCTACGTTACAGCTTCAACAGTCAAGCCATCTTATGAAGAACTGAAGCCTCTTTTCATTCAAAAGAAACCATTTAAAGACCAACAGCCAACTAATGATTATTTATACTCCAGTATACCCATACAAATAAATGTACCTTCAACTACATCTAGTCCTTACTTCGACGGGACTACGGAAAGAGTTGTTGTGATTGGCAAACCGAAAAATCTTTACACTAGTGTAACAAGTAGTATATCTCCCATACCTGTTACACCTGTACCAAAATATACAGTATCGAATATTCCAGTAACAAGTCCTAGAAGTTTCCTTGCTTCAACAATTGCCTCTTTTGTGAATTTGAAAAAGAATATTGACTTTTCTGGGGCGAAACCAGTtctgacaaatacttttatagataaaatTAATAGGTATCTGAGTTATAAGTAA
- the LOC141444249 gene encoding uncharacterized protein, translated as MSSTNENTQITLQRNPLKLYIQDIYRATRSKENKYIYEMFGLKFKNVMLHGTVTAVFNTNASKTTTNFELNDPTGCIVVYYDSTKNNMNISTRAYTDLFAEFADASRRGDDNVPIMSKLLNAVEKKKVNPLFFSVGDCLSVIGDIFVDELKNIRVISAYQCQLTSLERDLIWLEELRYLYEKFYLWKKE; from the coding sequence ATGTCTTCTACAAATGAAAATACTCAAATAACCCTTCAACGAAACCCGTTAAAGTTGTACATACAGGATATATACCGCGCCACAAGATCGaaagaaaacaagtatatttaCGAAATGTTCGGCTTGAAGTTTAAAAATGTGATGTTACACGGAACCGTGACTGCTGTTTTTAATACTAACGCATCGAAAACAACAACGAATTTTGAATTAAACGATCCTACTGGTTGCATTGTAGTGTACTACGATAGTACGAAAAATAATATGAACATTTCAACTAGAGCGTATACCGACTTATTTGCGGAATTTGCAGATGCTTCCAGAAGGGGCGATGATAACGTACCTATTATGTCTAAGCTGCTTAACgcagttgagaaaaaaaaagtaaatcccTTGTTTTTTTCTGTAGGCGATTGCCTAAGTGTTATTGGTGATATTTTTGTTGATGAATTAAAGAATATTAGAGTGATTTCCGCATATCAATGTCAATTGACATCACTAGAAAGAGATTTGATATGGTTAGAAGAGCtgagatatttgtatgagaagTTTTATTTATGGAAGAAAGAATAA